In Pongo abelii isolate AG06213 chromosome 15, NHGRI_mPonAbe1-v2.0_pri, whole genome shotgun sequence, a single window of DNA contains:
- the PROX2 gene encoding prospero homeobox protein 2 produces MDPNSILLSPQPQICSHLAEACMEGERSSSPPELDRDSPFPWSQVPSSSPTDPEWFGDEHIQAKRARVETIIRGMCLSPNPLVPGNAQAGVSPRCPEKARERKRKQSLPTQQGLLMPDPARDQGNRKGGPRVREQLHLLKQQLRHLQEHILQAAKPRDTAQGPGGCGMGKGPLSAKQGNGCGPRPWVVDGDHQQGSSKDLPGAEKHQESEKPRFLPSGAPASLEILRKELTRAVSQAVDSVLRKVLLDPPGCLTQLGRSFQGQVPEGRSEPSPPVGGACKDPLALAALPRRVQLQAGVPVGNLSLAKRLDSPRYPIPPRMIPKPCQDPPANCPLTAPSHIQENQTLSQLLGHGCNNGHWSSSPPQDSSSQRHPSSEPALRPWRTTKPQPLVLSQQQCPLPFTSAHLESLPLLPLVKMEQRGLHAVTEALPFSSLHIQEGLNPGHLKKAKLMFFFTRYPSSNLLKAYFPDVQFNRCITSQMIKWFSNFREFYYIQMEKSARQAISDGVTNPKMLVVLRNSELFRALNMHYNKGNDFEVPDCFLEIASLTLQEFFRAVSAGRDSDPSWKKPIYKIISKLDSDIPEIFKSSSYPQ; encoded by the exons ATGGATCCAAACTCCATCTTGCTTTCTCCTCAGCCCCAGATCTGCTCCCACCTAGCAGAAGCTTGTATGGAAGGTGAAAGAAGCTCATCCCCTCCAGAGCTGGATAGAGACTCCCCGTTTCCCTGGAGTCAGGTCCCCAGCTCCAGCCCTACAGACCCCGAATGGTTTGGTGATGAGCACATCCAGGCGAAGAGGGCCAGAGTGGAGACCATCATCCGAGGCATGTGTCTCTCCCCGAATCCTCTGGTGCCAGGCAATGCGCAAGCTGGGGTCAGCCCACGCTGCCCAGAGAAGGCccgagagaggaagaggaagcagagccTTCCCACACAGCAAGGCCTCCTGATGCCAGACCCTGCCCGGGACCAGGGCAACAGGAAGGGGGGCCCTCGTGTGAGAGAACAACTTCACCTGTTGAAGCAACAGCTAAGACATCTGCAAGAGCACATCCTACAGGCTGCCAAGCCCAGGGACACAGCTCAGGGGCcaggaggctgtggcatgggGAAAGGACCTCTGAGTGCAAAGCAGGGGAATGGCTGTGGGCCTCGCCCCTGGGTTGTGGACGGTGACCACCAGCAAGGTTCCAGCAAGGACCTCCCTGGGGCAGAAAAACACCAAGAGTCTGAGAAGCCCAGGTTCCTTCCTTCTGGAGCACCAGCTTCGCTGGAGATTCTGAGGAAAGAGCTGACCAGGGCAGTGTCCCAGGCTGTGGACTCAGTATTACGAAAGGTACTATTGGATCCACCAGGCTGCCTGACTCAGCTGGGCAGAAGCTTCCAGGGGCAGGTGCCAGAGGGTAGAAGCGAGCCCTCACCTCCTGTGGGAGGGGCCTGTAAAGATCCACTTGCTTTGGCTGCCTTGCCCAGGAGGGTCCAGCTACAAGCTGGGGTCCCAGTAGGAAACTTATCACTGGCCAAGCGTCTAGATTCTCCTAGGTACCCTATCCCTCCAAGAATGATCCCCAAACCCTGTCAGGATCCCCCAGCAAACTGTCCCTTGACTGCACCTTCCCACATCCAGGAAAATCAGACTCTTAGCCAGCTACTGGGTCATGGATGCAACAATGGCCACTGGAGTAGCAGTCCTCCCCAGGACTCATCTTCCCAGAGGCACCCCTCCTCAGAGCCTGCCCTACGACCTTGGAGAACTACTAAACCGCAACCATTGGTCCTGAGCCAGCAGCAGTGTCCCCTGCCTTTCACCTCTGCCCATCTGGAAAGTCTACCCCTTCTTCCCTTGGTGAAGATGGAACAGAGAGGCCTGCATGCTGTCACGGAGGCACTGCCTTTCTCTTCG TTGCATATCCAG GAGGGTCTAAACCCTGGTCACTTGAAGAAGGCCAAACTAATGTTTTTCTTCACACGATATCCCAGCTCCAACCTCCTGAAGGCTTATTTTCCTGATGTTCAG TTCAACCGCTGCATTACCTCCCAGATGATCAAGTGGTTCAGCAACTTTCGTGAGTTTTATTACATCCAAATGGAAAAATCTGCCCGGCAAGCAATTTCAGATGGTGTCACAAATCCCAAAATGCTGGTGGTTCTCCGCAATTCAGAACTTTTTCGAGCTCTCAATATGCACTATAACAAGGGAAATGACTTTGAG GTTCCAGATTGCTTCTTGGAAATTGCCAGCTTGACGTTACAGGAGTTCTTCAGGGCTGTCTCCGCAGGGAGAGACTCAGATCCTTCCTGGAAGAAacccatttataaaattatttcgaAACTGGACAGTGACATCCCAGAGATATTCAAATCTTCCAGCTATCCCCAGTAG